A part of Dryobates pubescens isolate bDryPub1 chromosome 3, bDryPub1.pri, whole genome shotgun sequence genomic DNA contains:
- the RRM2 gene encoding ribonucleoside-diphosphate reductase subunit M2: MMKQRGHTAGTVRAPLLRSPCSCRGSPGRAGSLQEELPRWCPLPSSRSRRRAPLCIWRQAAPEGGAASAGAKARGGAFPPAATATMGGGAVAGSAANGSARAGRAGRGAGCEWPAARSGANFEGDIRRRSQAALPHFLPPLAAAGLAALAAGSAAGSAVPAAAPAASRRCWLGCSRLPLPSAAGPAAATMLPARPPLAARHDQPCLAAGKRLSPGKSLSPMKALVLSEKENTVSPGPAPPAPRRRPAALSPCRSLPQPPALGSARVLASKAARKIFQEGDEKPAAPRGEEEEEPLLRDNPRRFVIFPIQYHDIWRMYKKAEASFWTAEEVDLSKDLQHWEALKPEEKYFISHVLAFFAASDGIVNENLVERFSQEVQVTEARCFYGFQIAMENIHSEMYSLLIDTYIKDPSQREFLFNAIETLPCVKKKADWALCWIGDRQASYGERVVAFAAVEGIFFSGSFASIFWLKKRGLMPGLTFSNELISRDEGLHCDFACLMFKHLLHKPSEERVREIITSAVLIEQEFLTEALPVKLIGMNCSLMAQYIQFVADRLMLELGFGKIYRAENPFDFMENISLEGKTNFFEKRVGEYQRMGVMAKPTDNSFTLDAEF; encoded by the exons ATGATGAAGCAG CGAGGGCACACGGCGGGCACGGTCCGGGCGCCTCTGCTGcgctccccctgcagctgccgAGGCAGCCCAGGCCGTGccggcagcctgcaggaggagctCC cccggtggtgccccctgcccagctcccgtTCCCGCCGGCGCGCCCCGCTCTGCATTTGGCGCCAAGCGGCCCCCGAGGGGGGCGCGGCCTCCGCTGGCGCCAAAGCGAGGGGCGGGGCTTTCCCGCCCGCCGCCACTGCCACAATGGGGGGCGGGGCCGTGGCCGGCTCTGCAGCCAATGGGAGTGCGCGGGCGGGCCGTGCCGGGCGCGGCGCGGGCTGTGAGTGGCCAGCGGCTCGTTCTGGCGCCAACTTCGAAGGGGATATAAGGAGGCGGAGCCAGGCTGCGCTCCCCCACTTCCTACCGCCCCTCGCTGCCGCCGGTCTCGCCGCTCTCGCCGCCGGTTCCGCCGCTGGTTCCGCCGTTcccgccgccgctcccgccGCCTCTCGGCGCTGCTGGCTCGGCTGCTCCCGCCTGCCGCTTCCCAGTGCCGCCGGTCCCGCCGCCGCCACCATGCTGCCCGCCCGCCCCCCGCTCGCCGCCCGCCAcgaccagccctgcctggctgccggCAAGCGCCTGTCGCCGGGGAAGAGCCTGTCGCCCATGAAGGCCCTGGTGCTGAGCGAGAAGGAGAACACGGTGAGCCCCGGGCCGGCCCcgcccgcgccccgccgccgccccgcagCGCTCTCACCCTGCCGCTCTCTCCCGCAGCCCCCCGCGCTCGGCAGCGCTCGGGTCCTGGCCAGCAAGGCTGCCCGCAAGATCTTCCAGGAGGGCGACGAGAAGCCGGCG GCGCCgcggggtgaggaggaggaggagccgcTGCTGCGGGACAACCCCCGGCGCTTCGTCATCTTCCCCATCCAGTACCACGACATCTGGCGCAtgtacaagaaggctgaggcCTCCTTCTGGACGGCagaggag GTGGACCTCTCCAAAGACCTCCAGCACTGGGAGGCCCTGAAGCCCGAGGAGAAGTATTTCATCTCCCACGTCCTGGCCTTCTTCGCTGCCAGCGATGGCATCGTCAACGAGAACCTG gtggAGAGGTTCAGCCAGGAGGTGCAGGTGACCGAGGCACGCTGCTTCTACGGCTTCCAGATCGCCATGGAGAACATCCACTCGGAGATGTACAGCCTGCTGATCGACACCTACATCAAGGACCCCTCCCAGAG ggagTTCCTGTTCAACGCCATCGAGACGCTGCCCTGCGTGAAGAAGAAGGCAGACTGGGCCCTCTGCTGGATCGGGGACAGGCAGGCTTCCTATG GGGAACGAGTTGTGGCCTTCGCAGCAGTGGAGGGGATCTTCTTCTCTGGCTCTTTTGCCTCCATCTTCTGGCTGAAGAAGAGAGGGCTGATGCCTGGCCTGACCTTCTCCAACGAGCTGATCAGCAGAGATGAG ggcctgCACTGCGACTTTGCCTGCCTGATGTTCAAGCACTTGCTGCACAAGCCCTcggaggagagggtgagggagatCATCACCAGCGCCGTCCTCATCGAGCAG gaGTTCCTGACCGAGGCGCTGCCGGTGAAGCTGATCGGCATGAACTGCAGCCTGATGGCGCAGTACATCCAGTTCGTGGCCGACCGCCtgatgctggagctgggcttcGGCAAG ATCTACAGAGCAGAGAACCCTTTTGACTTCATGGAGAACATCTCCCTGGAGGGCAAGACCAACTTCTTTGAGAAGAGAGTGGGGGAGTACCAGAGGATGGGGGTGATGGCCAAGCCCACAGACAACTCCTTCACCCTGGATGCAGAGTTCTGA